One genomic segment of Bdellovibrionales bacterium includes these proteins:
- a CDS encoding polyprenyl synthetase family protein yields the protein MEKTSFEDLFRKELQFIENHLPHYFAETSELSREGLSQLNESINYSLLSGGKRFRPVLSLLTAEALGSSPDRVLPLAAAVEFIHTYSLIHDDLPAMDNDSLRRGKPTNHVVFGEATALLAGDALLTEAFCVLAKGYRDRPQVGLKVIEMLAGATGLFGMVGGQGIGYVALGGEEIRRIDAKNSRTQNWGLDSCEL from the coding sequence ATGGAAAAAACTAGCTTTGAGGATTTGTTTCGCAAGGAATTGCAATTTATTGAGAATCACCTGCCTCACTATTTTGCTGAAACGAGCGAGCTATCGAGGGAGGGCTTGAGCCAACTCAATGAATCAATAAATTATTCCCTTTTGTCTGGCGGTAAGAGGTTTCGCCCAGTACTCAGCTTATTGACTGCCGAAGCATTAGGAAGTTCGCCGGATAGAGTTCTGCCTTTGGCAGCAGCCGTTGAGTTTATTCATACCTATTCGTTGATTCATGACGATCTGCCTGCAATGGACAACGATTCGCTCAGGCGAGGAAAACCCACAAATCATGTCGTATTTGGCGAAGCAACTGCGCTATTGGCTGGTGATGCACTTTTAACCGAAGCTTTTTGTGTTTTGGCAAAGGGGTATCGAGACCGTCCTCAAGTTGGACTTAAGGTGATCGAGATGCTTGCAGGGGCCACTGGTCTATTCGGCATGGTTGGGGGCCAAGGCATTGGATATGTTGCCCTTGGTGGAGAAGAGATCAGAAGAATTGATGCGAAAAATTCACGAACTCAAAACTGGGGCCTTGATAGCTGTGAGTTGTGA
- a CDS encoding exodeoxyribonuclease VII small subunit translates to MSFEKKLSRLEAIIKKMEEGECSLDDSLKLFEEGVGLAKECHGKLNEAEQKVKVLLSVSDQGQAEFGEFNMEGDEK, encoded by the coding sequence GTGAGTTTTGAAAAAAAATTGAGTCGGCTTGAAGCGATTATCAAAAAAATGGAAGAAGGAGAATGTTCTCTGGATGATTCTTTGAAATTATTCGAAGAAGGAGTTGGGTTGGCAAAAGAATGTCATGGGAAATTGAATGAAGCCGAACAAAAAGTGAAGGTTCTTCTCAGCGTCAGCGATCAGGGGCAGGCAGAGTTCGGAGAATTTAATATGGAAGGGGATGAAAAGTGA
- the xseA gene encoding exodeoxyribonuclease VII large subunit: MEAEIDAVGAQVVEQKGPQVYAVSQLNQVIRQLLEGQFEFLWIQGEISNFKAHPSGHYYFSLKDKKAQISAVMFKGFNRHLKFKPKDGIEVLVRGKVSVYEQRGNYQILCETMEPLGAGSLQIAFEQLKIKLQKEGLFDVARKRSLPTFPEHVALVTAPSGAAIRDMLNVLRRRSRGLRITVIPAIVQGGQAPESIVKGIENANRLSDVDVIIIGRGGGSIEDLWGFNEEQVARAIASSKRPIISAVGHEIDFTIADFVADLRAPTPSAAAELVVKNTDDLITALHICSRRLYLALERRFQFFRHKIESVSGRLTDPRRKLRDLILRCDELTERLGYAMLLRLERSRSQWEHLSTLLDSLSPLRVVERGYAILRGRDNHIIKKIQGVVVGSRVEIQVADGVIEAEVSRVRSVQIKREFT, translated from the coding sequence ATGGAAGCTGAAATTGACGCTGTCGGTGCGCAGGTTGTCGAGCAGAAAGGACCTCAGGTCTACGCAGTTAGCCAATTGAATCAGGTTATTCGCCAATTGTTAGAAGGTCAGTTTGAGTTTCTGTGGATACAGGGAGAGATTTCAAATTTCAAGGCGCATCCTTCGGGTCATTACTATTTTAGTTTAAAAGATAAAAAGGCCCAAATCTCTGCGGTTATGTTCAAGGGTTTTAACCGGCATTTGAAGTTTAAACCAAAGGATGGAATTGAAGTTTTGGTTCGTGGCAAGGTCAGCGTTTACGAGCAGCGAGGCAACTATCAGATTTTATGTGAGACGATGGAGCCTTTGGGAGCGGGCTCTTTGCAGATAGCCTTTGAACAGTTGAAAATTAAATTGCAAAAGGAAGGTTTGTTTGATGTGGCTCGAAAGCGAAGCTTGCCGACCTTTCCTGAACATGTGGCGCTAGTGACAGCTCCGAGCGGGGCGGCTATTCGAGACATGCTCAATGTTTTGCGAAGGCGAAGTCGGGGACTACGTATCACTGTTATTCCTGCGATTGTTCAAGGGGGGCAGGCCCCCGAAAGTATTGTCAAGGGGATTGAAAATGCAAATCGTCTGTCCGATGTGGATGTGATTATTATTGGGCGTGGAGGAGGTTCGATAGAGGACCTTTGGGGGTTTAATGAGGAACAGGTGGCGAGAGCCATAGCTTCATCGAAAAGGCCCATTATTTCAGCTGTAGGTCACGAGATAGATTTTACGATTGCTGATTTTGTGGCTGATTTGAGGGCTCCAACTCCATCGGCCGCGGCAGAACTTGTTGTTAAAAATACGGATGATTTAATTACCGCGCTACATATTTGCAGTCGCCGTCTTTATCTTGCTTTGGAGAGGCGGTTTCAATTTTTTCGCCACAAGATCGAGAGTGTCTCAGGGCGTTTAACAGATCCGCGGAGAAAGTTGAGAGATTTGATTCTTCGCTGTGATGAGCTGACAGAGAGACTCGGATACGCAATGCTTCTCAGGTTGGAAAGATCAAGGTCTCAATGGGAACACCTTTCTACGCTTCTCGATTCATTGAGCCCACTGAGAGTGGTCGAACGCGGCTATGCTATCCTGAGAGGTCGTGATAACCATATTATCAAAAAAATTCAGGGCGTGGTTGTTGGGAGTCGGGTGGAGATTCAGGTTGCTGACGGTGTGATTGAGGCCGAGGTGAGTCGGGTAAGATCGGTTCAGATAAAAAGGGAGTTCACGTGA